In a single window of the Vibrio celticus genome:
- a CDS encoding cation:dicarboxylate symporter family transporter, whose amino-acid sequence MSVSFIALSVLFFGFYALLSNFKKQKKSFNFRVLSALAAGLLFGGAIQLVFGVGNVATSGFAELISVFGKGYIKLLQMIVIPLVFVAMISSIMNVEGGGALSRIAPKIIGILLFTCAISAAVGIASIYLFGIDANALVSTIGTNSAIEARGDSLVATQDAMASSGLSGMALSIIPTNIFDMLTGSQRTSTLSTVLFGMFLGFCILQVKNRKPEKVQNFVDFINAAKEVVLSMVREILKLTPYGVFALMTTFMMTNDLFALAEMGRFLLASYVAIGVMFGIHFVMVSMFGLSPAKFMKKIWPVLVFGFGSRSSMAAIPLNVETQTQRLGVDEETANMSATFGTSIGQNGCAGIYPAMLAIMAAQVMGMPVDLSFILQLIAVIAIASFGIAGVGGGATFAAVAVLTIMGLDITVVAILVSIEALIDMARTALNISGSMLSGVLTAKKNGSLDTEQYDADVTATVSKEAAV is encoded by the coding sequence ATGAGCGTTTCATTTATCGCATTAAGCGTATTGTTCTTTGGGTTCTACGCACTGCTGTCGAACTTCAAAAAGCAAAAGAAAAGTTTTAACTTCCGCGTACTGAGTGCGCTTGCTGCTGGCTTATTGTTCGGTGGCGCAATTCAACTTGTTTTCGGTGTCGGTAACGTTGCGACCTCTGGCTTTGCTGAACTGATTTCAGTGTTCGGTAAAGGCTACATCAAACTTCTACAAATGATCGTTATCCCACTGGTATTCGTGGCGATGATCTCTTCGATCATGAACGTTGAAGGCGGCGGTGCGCTATCTCGTATCGCACCAAAAATCATCGGTATTCTACTTTTCACTTGTGCAATCTCAGCAGCCGTTGGTATCGCAAGTATTTACCTATTTGGTATCGATGCGAACGCGCTAGTAAGCACAATCGGCACAAACAGTGCGATTGAAGCTCGCGGTGATTCACTGGTAGCAACACAAGATGCAATGGCGAGCAGTGGTCTGTCTGGTATGGCTCTGTCTATCATTCCTACCAACATCTTTGACATGCTAACGGGTTCTCAACGTACTTCTACGCTATCAACTGTCCTGTTCGGCATGTTCCTAGGCTTCTGTATTCTTCAAGTGAAAAACCGTAAGCCAGAGAAAGTACAAAACTTCGTTGATTTCATCAATGCAGCAAAAGAAGTGGTTCTTTCAATGGTTCGTGAAATCCTGAAGCTAACGCCTTACGGTGTATTCGCTCTGATGACCACGTTCATGATGACCAACGACCTATTCGCACTAGCTGAAATGGGCCGCTTCCTTCTAGCAAGCTACGTAGCAATTGGCGTTATGTTCGGCATCCACTTCGTCATGGTGTCAATGTTCGGCCTTTCTCCAGCTAAATTCATGAAGAAAATCTGGCCAGTTTTGGTGTTCGGTTTCGGTTCTCGCTCAAGCATGGCAGCTATCCCGCTAAACGTTGAAACACAAACTCAGCGCCTAGGTGTAGACGAAGAAACAGCAAACATGTCTGCGACATTTGGTACCAGTATTGGTCAAAACGGTTGTGCGGGCATCTACCCTGCAATGCTAGCAATCATGGCGGCACAAGTAATGGGCATGCCTGTAGACTTAAGCTTTATCCTACAACTGATCGCTGTTATCGCGATTGCTTCATTCGGTATCGCAGGTGTTGGTGGCGGTGCAACGTTCGCAGCAGTAGCGGTACTGACCATCATGGGTCTAGACATCACAGTAGTCGCGATTTTAGTGTCTATCGAAGCGCTAATTGACATGGCTCGTACAGCGCTGAACATCTCAGGCTCGATGTTGTCAGGCGTTCTTACAGCGAAGAAGAATGGCTCATTGGATACTGAACAATACGACGCTGACGTTACAGCGACAGTATCAAAAGAAGCAGCAGTATAA
- a CDS encoding serine hydrolase domain-containing protein encodes MKLKHIAVLVSLATASSFALAANPVEEALKVEGAQVTLTVKEASTAFTPSFTDSARELFNNFHWQMGGDHSVYYNMHMSEFLPTALAAPNEEYKPLVKNIDPRLAALKVNTESKGQLTMDEYLADEQFRTQGFMLIHKGEIVYEAYPGMKPTDTHVWASTAKTTVGTVIAMLVEEGKVDPEKEIAEYVSELKGTNWDGITVHQVLNMSTALDNEETLESILNPDSDVVRFFAASFNSPRAKTGEMETWMEVAQGAQKLEGEKAGDHFRYASINTMVLTKLVENVENKTWTQVFEDRVWSKVHARQPMQFNLTPDGMAIAVGLVSSTVEDMARWGTLFTPSWKAVADEPVVSQAVIDRIRNGGDPKAFVGTSKESSSLHAYNEKADYNAYQFDFIFNDGAISKSGNLGQFIYIDPARDFVGVMFSTNPYHSGFGENKGPALMRSAAKLLADK; translated from the coding sequence ATGAAACTTAAACACATTGCCGTTCTAGTATCGTTAGCGACCGCATCGTCATTTGCTCTTGCAGCAAACCCAGTTGAAGAAGCTCTAAAAGTTGAAGGTGCTCAAGTTACCTTGACCGTGAAAGAGGCGAGCACAGCATTTACCCCAAGTTTTACTGACTCAGCTCGTGAGTTATTCAATAACTTTCATTGGCAGATGGGCGGCGACCACAGCGTTTACTACAACATGCACATGAGTGAGTTTCTACCAACGGCACTGGCGGCTCCAAACGAAGAGTACAAGCCTTTAGTCAAAAATATCGACCCACGACTCGCTGCACTCAAAGTTAATACTGAAAGCAAAGGTCAGTTGACAATGGATGAGTACTTGGCGGATGAACAGTTCCGTACCCAAGGCTTTATGTTGATTCACAAAGGGGAGATCGTTTACGAAGCTTACCCAGGTATGAAGCCGACAGATACGCACGTTTGGGCATCTACAGCAAAAACGACGGTTGGCACAGTGATCGCAATGTTAGTGGAAGAGGGCAAAGTCGACCCTGAAAAAGAGATCGCTGAGTATGTTTCTGAATTGAAAGGAACGAACTGGGATGGCATCACAGTACACCAAGTTCTGAACATGTCGACCGCGCTAGATAATGAAGAGACATTAGAGTCTATCTTGAACCCAGACTCTGATGTGGTGCGTTTCTTTGCTGCATCGTTCAACTCACCTCGTGCAAAAACGGGTGAAATGGAAACTTGGATGGAAGTGGCTCAAGGTGCACAGAAACTGGAAGGTGAAAAAGCCGGTGACCATTTCCGTTACGCATCTATCAACACCATGGTGCTGACTAAGTTAGTTGAAAACGTTGAAAACAAAACTTGGACTCAAGTATTCGAAGATCGTGTTTGGTCAAAAGTGCACGCACGTCAACCAATGCAATTCAACTTGACGCCAGATGGCATGGCGATCGCGGTTGGCTTGGTTTCATCAACGGTAGAAGACATGGCTCGCTGGGGAACACTATTTACACCTAGCTGGAAAGCGGTGGCTGATGAGCCAGTGGTGTCACAAGCTGTGATTGATCGTATCCGCAACGGCGGTGATCCAAAAGCATTCGTAGGTACTAGCAAAGAGAGCAGTTCACTGCACGCATACAACGAAAAAGCGGACTACAACGCATACCAATTCGACTTTATCTTCAACGATGGTGCGATATCGAAAAGCGGCAACCTAGGCCAATTTATTTACATCGATCCTGCGCGTGACTTTGTAGGTGTGATGTTCTCAACCAACCCTTACCACTCAGGTTTTGGTGAGAATAAAGGTCCTGCACTAATGCGTTCAGCGGCAAAACTACTTGCTGACAAGTAA
- a CDS encoding helix-turn-helix domain-containing protein — protein sequence MKASSNTTSILLTSTSNIAPYIQYCDKHRLDWRTVAVACGLPIELTQSNQWLPTQDVIRFIHGLERKFGYSIGIEVGRKASLEQLSPELDRKIDQCTSLEQAVRCLITEISTLSNHVTIWTEKSDGLWWLCHRSCYHPSTSGFEQAEWFRALTVISLCRKFIDSRWQPSHAKLVSKHNSARKLPKHFFDSDIQFEEQYGAFSIPLPDDYRAISERNSTQDWHHAVEILIDTYANLPWFNIEWFATMLGMTKRTLQRNLKSKNIIFKEAKEQVRETKAKQLLEETNLSVQDISWQVGYSDLSNFNRAFKGWVGVTPPSYRDKAKH from the coding sequence ATGAAAGCATCATCGAACACCACTAGCATATTGCTCACTTCGACCAGTAACATTGCTCCATATATTCAGTATTGTGACAAACATAGACTGGATTGGCGCACCGTCGCCGTTGCGTGCGGTCTACCCATTGAACTAACACAATCCAATCAATGGCTTCCTACCCAGGACGTAATTCGCTTCATTCATGGCCTTGAGCGTAAGTTTGGCTATTCGATAGGGATTGAGGTTGGACGTAAAGCCTCTCTAGAACAGTTGTCACCTGAGCTAGACCGAAAAATTGATCAATGCACGTCACTAGAGCAAGCGGTACGCTGCTTGATTACTGAAATATCGACCTTAAGTAATCACGTCACCATATGGACGGAAAAAAGCGATGGATTGTGGTGGCTGTGTCATCGAAGTTGCTATCACCCATCGACCTCAGGTTTTGAACAAGCCGAATGGTTTCGCGCTCTGACCGTGATTAGCCTATGCCGTAAGTTCATTGACAGTCGCTGGCAACCATCACACGCCAAGTTGGTCTCTAAGCACAACAGCGCACGCAAATTACCTAAGCATTTCTTTGATTCTGATATTCAGTTTGAAGAGCAATACGGTGCGTTCTCGATTCCGCTGCCCGATGATTATCGTGCCATTTCAGAACGAAATAGTACCCAAGATTGGCATCACGCTGTCGAGATATTAATAGACACCTATGCGAATCTACCTTGGTTCAATATTGAGTGGTTTGCGACCATGCTCGGCATGACAAAACGAACGCTGCAGAGAAACCTGAAGAGCAAAAACATTATCTTTAAAGAAGCCAAAGAACAAGTTCGGGAAACTAAAGCAAAACAGCTACTTGAAGAGACCAACCTTTCTGTTCAAGACATCAGTTGGCAAGTGGGTTACAGCGACTTGAGTAATTTCAATCGTGCATTCAAAGGTTGGGTTGGAGTCACGCCACCAAGTTATCGGGATAAAGCGAAACATTAG
- a CDS encoding MATE family efflux transporter, whose translation MNSTTATPSPSLGRQLYTMTWPMLFGVLSLMSFQLVDSAFIGQLGVLPLAVQGFTLPIQMIIIGIQVGLGIATTAVIARAIGANEIRYAKQLGGLVVAMGSVSVALFSVIIYLLRGPILQLLDAPPTVLPIIDSYWIYWLVSSWTGALLYFFYSVCRANGNTMLPGSMMIATSIINLILDPIFIFTLDMGINGAAIATILAFGAGIFIVAPKVTKKHWMTFDWHDLDIGKSVRSIGNIMGPAMISQLLPPVSSMLATKLLAGYGTAAVAAWALGSRFEFFSIVAVLALTMSMPPMIGRMLGEKNLGNIRSLVKIAVMFVLGFQLVIALVTWVFSSGLANLMTSEDEVSTILNYHLLIVPISLGPLGICMLMVSISNALGKSYTALTISALRLFAFFLPCLWVGSQLAGIEGLFWGAMVGNVLAGTCAWFMYQRALGQVEAKLAK comes from the coding sequence ATGAATTCTACGACCGCAACTCCCTCGCCTTCTCTTGGCCGACAACTCTATACAATGACATGGCCAATGCTGTTTGGGGTGCTCTCCCTGATGAGCTTCCAACTTGTAGACAGTGCTTTTATTGGCCAGTTAGGCGTACTGCCGCTCGCGGTTCAAGGCTTCACGCTACCAATTCAGATGATCATTATCGGGATTCAAGTCGGACTAGGCATCGCGACAACGGCTGTGATCGCGAGAGCTATTGGGGCTAACGAGATACGCTATGCCAAACAGCTCGGCGGATTAGTCGTTGCGATGGGCAGTGTGAGTGTTGCGCTGTTCTCGGTCATCATCTATCTGTTGCGTGGTCCTATTTTACAACTCCTCGATGCACCACCGACGGTACTGCCGATCATTGATTCTTACTGGATCTATTGGCTGGTAAGCTCTTGGACAGGCGCACTGCTCTACTTTTTCTACAGTGTGTGTCGTGCCAATGGTAATACCATGCTGCCCGGTTCGATGATGATCGCGACCAGCATCATCAACTTGATATTGGACCCGATTTTCATATTCACGCTCGACATGGGCATCAACGGAGCCGCGATTGCGACCATCTTGGCATTCGGTGCGGGTATCTTTATCGTTGCTCCTAAGGTGACGAAGAAGCATTGGATGACATTCGACTGGCACGATCTTGATATCGGCAAAAGTGTTCGCTCTATAGGAAACATCATGGGGCCAGCCATGATCAGCCAATTGCTCCCACCAGTCTCTTCGATGCTCGCCACCAAACTGCTTGCAGGCTATGGCACAGCAGCCGTTGCGGCCTGGGCGCTAGGTTCACGTTTTGAGTTCTTTTCGATTGTTGCAGTGCTTGCTCTGACTATGTCGATGCCACCTATGATTGGCCGAATGTTGGGAGAGAAGAACCTAGGGAACATACGTAGTCTTGTGAAGATTGCCGTGATGTTTGTATTAGGGTTCCAATTAGTGATCGCACTGGTAACTTGGGTGTTCTCTAGCGGGTTGGCAAATCTCATGACCAGCGAAGACGAAGTCTCGACCATTTTGAACTACCACTTACTTATCGTTCCTATCAGTTTAGGGCCTTTGGGTATCTGTATGTTGATGGTTTCTATCTCTAACGCTTTAGGCAAGTCTTATACTGCCTTGACGATATCAGCACTCCGCCTGTTTGCTTTCTTCTTACCTTGCCTATGGGTTGGCTCTCAGCTTGCTGGCATTGAAGGCTTATTCTGGGGTGCCATGGTAGGTAATGTACTTGCCGGCACTTGTGCATGGTTTATGTACCAGCGAGCACTTGGGCAAGTAGAAGCCAAGCTAGCCAAATAG
- a CDS encoding helix-turn-helix transcriptional regulator has translation MNVKQVRFTDEDRECLSNYFRLADTIADLIGPYCEVVIHSFESLENSVVKIVNGHHTGREIGSPITDLGLRMWSAFEKTGEVSPKSYFTNAADGSLLKSTTCVLAGPQQKPIGMLCINMNLSFPFPEIVKTLMPQCNVPQAIVSETFSNNANDVIQQALSSAINEVDQDESVSSKGRNKAIIRCLFDNGVFELKETTTQVSEQLGISRQAVYKFIREFKSE, from the coding sequence ATGAATGTAAAACAAGTTCGATTCACCGATGAAGACAGAGAATGCTTAAGCAATTACTTCCGCTTAGCAGACACAATTGCCGATTTGATTGGTCCCTACTGTGAAGTAGTCATCCATTCATTTGAAAGCTTAGAAAACTCAGTCGTGAAGATCGTCAATGGTCATCATACGGGGCGTGAAATTGGTTCACCGATCACCGATTTAGGTTTACGCATGTGGAGTGCATTCGAGAAGACTGGCGAAGTTTCTCCAAAAAGCTACTTCACCAATGCAGCAGACGGATCCCTACTGAAATCGACTACCTGCGTACTGGCTGGTCCACAACAAAAGCCGATCGGCATGCTGTGTATCAACATGAACTTATCTTTCCCATTTCCAGAAATCGTCAAAACGCTGATGCCGCAGTGCAATGTGCCGCAAGCCATTGTCAGCGAGACATTCAGCAACAATGCAAACGACGTGATTCAACAAGCACTGAGTTCAGCCATTAACGAGGTTGACCAAGACGAGTCGGTTTCTTCCAAAGGTCGCAATAAAGCCATCATTCGTTGTTTATTTGATAACGGCGTATTTGAGCTAAAAGAGACGACTACACAAGTATCAGAGCAACTTGGGATCAGCCGACAGGCGGTTTACAAGTTTATCCGTGAATTTAAATCAGAATAA
- a CDS encoding IS4 family transposase yields MDVSQALNIINDWKPSNVETLSDLLPIDLIDEAYSLTDTVTMRKRKLTLESMVWLLVGMAIYNSKSMKDLVNQLDIVDRTGKAFVAPSALTQRRKTLGEDAIKAVFERMTTSWLKSAKLPQWNGLTLLGVDGVVWRTPDNPQNEKAFSRQKGTQYPQVRMVCQMELSSHIITASAFDNYNTNEMILAEKLIETTPNHSVTMFDKGFYSLGLLHKWQDSGSERHWLIPLKKNTQYDIVQSLGRNDKLVQLHSNPRARKLWPDLPKSITARLVTRKIKGKDYQVLTSMTDSLRYPSKDIAGLYEHRWEIELGYREQKQYMLGNRLTLRSRLPELVKQELWGILLTYNLIRYQMVELCFNLKGNYLPYQLSFNGTLAHVSALLVGLPYSTPGAIPRQLKGFHNMAESLILEGRRERTFPRTVKPRPQRYAKNKNAVHS; encoded by the coding sequence ATGGATGTTTCTCAAGCTCTAAACATAATTAATGATTGGAAACCTAGCAACGTTGAAACTTTGTCTGACTTGCTTCCAATTGACCTCATCGACGAAGCTTATTCTCTTACTGATACCGTCACGATGAGAAAGAGGAAATTAACTTTAGAATCCATGGTGTGGCTGCTTGTTGGAATGGCTATCTATAACAGTAAATCCATGAAAGATTTAGTGAACCAACTTGATATTGTCGACCGTACAGGTAAAGCTTTTGTCGCACCAAGTGCGTTAACTCAACGTCGAAAGACTTTGGGTGAAGACGCAATTAAAGCGGTCTTTGAGCGAATGACTACGTCATGGTTAAAAAGTGCAAAGTTACCCCAGTGGAATGGATTAACGCTTCTTGGCGTCGATGGCGTTGTTTGGCGAACGCCCGATAACCCGCAAAATGAAAAGGCATTTTCTCGACAAAAAGGGACGCAATATCCGCAAGTGAGAATGGTCTGCCAAATGGAACTAAGCAGTCACATTATTACGGCCAGTGCCTTTGATAATTACAATACAAACGAAATGATATTAGCTGAAAAACTGATAGAAACAACACCAAACCATAGCGTGACAATGTTCGATAAGGGATTCTATTCTTTAGGCTTATTACATAAATGGCAAGACTCTGGCTCAGAGCGTCATTGGCTTATCCCCCTCAAGAAAAATACACAATATGACATTGTTCAATCTTTAGGGCGAAATGACAAACTGGTTCAATTACACAGTAACCCAAGGGCTAGAAAGCTATGGCCTGATTTACCAAAGTCGATAACCGCTCGACTTGTCACTCGTAAAATTAAAGGAAAAGACTACCAAGTATTAACCTCCATGACGGACTCCCTGCGTTACCCATCAAAAGATATTGCAGGCCTTTATGAACATCGTTGGGAAATTGAGCTAGGCTACCGAGAGCAGAAACAATACATGCTTGGAAATCGTCTCACGCTGCGAAGTCGTTTACCAGAACTGGTAAAGCAGGAGTTATGGGGCATCTTGCTTACTTACAATTTAATCCGATACCAGATGGTCGAGCTCTGCTTCAATCTAAAGGGAAATTACCTTCCTTATCAACTCAGTTTTAACGGCACATTAGCTCATGTATCTGCGTTACTTGTAGGCTTACCTTACTCAACACCAGGCGCAATACCTCGTCAGCTAAAGGGGTTCCACAACATGGCTGAAAGCTTAATACTTGAAGGGCGAAGGGAAAGGACATTCCCTAGAACAGTTAAACCCAGACCACAACGGTATGCTAAGAACAAAAATGCCGTTCACTCTTAA
- a CDS encoding RidA family protein, producing MKQIIATEQAPAAIGPYSQGTSYGDMVYTSGQLPLVPETMQFVEGGIKEQARQSLENLKAVLEASNAGLDTVLKTTCFLSDMENFVAFNEVYTEVFGTENAPARSCVEAARLPKDALVEVEAIAYKK from the coding sequence GTGAAACAGATCATTGCCACTGAACAAGCACCTGCAGCTATCGGCCCTTACTCACAAGGTACGTCTTACGGCGACATGGTTTATACATCAGGTCAATTACCTCTCGTTCCAGAAACCATGCAGTTTGTTGAGGGCGGCATCAAAGAGCAGGCTCGTCAGTCGCTAGAAAACTTAAAAGCTGTACTAGAAGCGAGTAATGCAGGACTGGACACAGTGCTTAAGACAACCTGCTTCCTATCTGACATGGAAAACTTCGTTGCCTTTAACGAAGTCTACACCGAGGTGTTTGGTACAGAGAACGCACCTGCTCGCTCTTGTGTTGAAGCAGCACGACTACCAAAAGACGCACTGGTTGAAGTTGAAGCCATCGCATACAAAAAATAA
- the ppsR gene encoding posphoenolpyruvate synthetase regulatory kinase/phosphorylase PpsR encodes MQIDIQSRDVFYVSDGTAITCETLGHVVLGQFPFEANEKTFPFVESEDKLSDLLKEIEISYRDTGNHPLVFFSIVIPDIKQKLLEAPAHCYDVLESIVQKVQDDTQMAPVPKLQRSRSVNKDSVKYFDRIAAIEYTLAHDDGITLKGLEEADIILLGVSRSGKTPTSLYMAMQFGLRVANYPFIHDDLARLKLLPEFEIYRHKLFGLTIDAERLTEIRENRLAGSEYASDSQCLYELQTVESMFRREAIPYINTSSLSVEEISTRILERTGLRRRLL; translated from the coding sequence ATGCAAATTGATATCCAAAGTCGTGATGTATTCTATGTTTCTGATGGAACGGCCATAACATGTGAGACTTTAGGGCATGTTGTTCTAGGTCAATTCCCATTCGAAGCTAATGAAAAAACCTTCCCGTTTGTCGAAAGTGAGGACAAACTTTCTGATTTATTAAAAGAGATCGAAATTTCGTATCGTGATACGGGCAACCACCCGTTGGTCTTTTTTTCGATTGTGATTCCAGACATCAAGCAGAAGCTCTTGGAGGCACCAGCGCATTGTTATGACGTGCTAGAGAGTATTGTGCAGAAAGTGCAAGACGATACCCAAATGGCCCCGGTGCCTAAGCTGCAACGCTCACGTAGTGTTAATAAAGATTCAGTGAAGTACTTCGACCGTATTGCTGCGATTGAATACACGTTGGCTCATGATGATGGCATCACGCTGAAAGGGCTTGAAGAGGCGGATATCATCCTATTGGGTGTATCTCGAAGCGGTAAGACACCGACAAGTTTGTATATGGCGATGCAGTTTGGCTTGCGCGTAGCGAACTATCCGTTCATTCATGATGACTTGGCGCGCTTGAAGCTGTTACCCGAATTTGAGATCTACCGACACAAGCTGTTTGGTTTAACCATTGATGCGGAAAGGTTGACTGAAATCCGAGAGAACCGTTTAGCTGGCAGTGAATACGCAAGTGATTCTCAATGTTTGTATGAGTTGCAAACGGTAGAGTCGATGTTTCGCCGAGAAGCGATACCTTACATCAACACGTCTTCGTTATCGGTTGAAGAAATTTCAACGCGAATCTTGGAGCGAACAGGGTTGAGAAGGCGCTTGTTGTAG
- the ppsA gene encoding phosphoenolpyruvate synthase — protein sequence MQNNTLWFNGLSMEDVDKVGGKNASLGEMVSNLSNAGVSVPNGFATTSYAFNDFLDYKGLDERIHQLLDELDVEDVDALRKTGATIRQWVLDAPFPESLEQDIRENYRELIEDNEELSVAVRSSATAEDLPDASFAGQQETFLNVKGIDAVLEATKHVYASLFNDRAISYRVHQGYDHRGISLSAGIQRMVRSDKASSGVMFTLDTESGFDQVVFITSSWGLGEMVVQGAVNPDEFYVHKPMLEAGHYPIVKKTFGSKLIKMIYSTNQEIGKQVDIIDTDTQERNEFSLNDEEIKELAKQAMIIEKHYQRPMDIEWAKDGIDGKLYIVQARPETVCSQSDQNVIERYELNNKADVLVEGRAIGQRIGSGPVRLVDSLDQMSLVQEGDVLVTDMTDPDWEPVMKKASAIVTNRGGRTCHAAIIARELGIPAIVGCGSATSSLNDGDTVTVSCSEGETGYVYNGELDFEIKRSEVDELPMLPTKVMMNVGNPDRAFDFAQIPNEGVGLARLEFIINKMIGIHPKALLNFDAQTDELKAEINERIRGYKDPIDFYVSKLTEGIATIASAFWPKRVIVRMSDFKSNEYSNLVGGKTFEPHEENPMLGFRGASRYISPVFEDCFELETQAIKRVRNEMGLKNVEIMIPFVRTPSEAASVIDILAKFDLRRGDQGLKVIMMCELPSNAILADEFLKYFDGFSIGSNDMTQLTLGLDRDSGDVAHLFDERNPAVKAMLKMAIDAATKAGKYVGICGQGPSDHDDLAEWLMEQGISSVSLNPDTVIDTWLKLGNVANK from the coding sequence ATGCAAAATAATACCCTATGGTTCAATGGCCTATCCATGGAAGATGTCGACAAAGTCGGCGGTAAGAACGCCTCACTGGGCGAGATGGTTTCTAACCTGTCCAATGCTGGTGTTTCTGTACCTAATGGTTTTGCTACCACCTCTTATGCGTTTAACGACTTTCTTGATTACAAAGGTCTTGATGAGCGCATTCACCAACTACTTGATGAACTTGATGTTGAAGACGTTGACGCACTGCGTAAGACAGGTGCAACGATTCGACAATGGGTTCTAGATGCACCCTTCCCAGAATCACTAGAGCAAGACATCCGTGAGAACTACCGCGAGCTAATTGAAGACAACGAAGAATTGTCTGTAGCGGTTCGTTCATCGGCGACCGCAGAAGATCTTCCAGATGCTTCTTTCGCGGGCCAGCAAGAGACCTTCCTTAACGTGAAAGGCATCGACGCTGTACTCGAAGCAACCAAGCACGTTTACGCGTCACTGTTTAACGACCGCGCTATCTCTTACCGTGTACACCAAGGCTATGACCACCGTGGCATTTCACTGTCTGCGGGTATCCAACGCATGGTTCGTTCAGACAAAGCCTCTTCAGGCGTGATGTTCACGCTTGATACTGAGTCTGGCTTCGACCAAGTGGTATTCATCACCTCTTCTTGGGGCTTGGGTGAAATGGTTGTACAAGGTGCTGTGAACCCAGACGAGTTCTACGTTCACAAGCCAATGTTAGAAGCGGGTCACTACCCAATCGTTAAAAAGACGTTTGGTTCTAAGCTGATCAAAATGATCTACTCGACCAATCAAGAGATCGGTAAGCAAGTAGATATCATCGACACCGACACTCAAGAGCGTAACGAGTTCTCACTCAACGATGAAGAGATCAAAGAGCTAGCAAAACAAGCGATGATCATCGAGAAGCACTACCAACGTCCGATGGACATTGAGTGGGCGAAAGATGGCATCGACGGCAAGCTTTACATCGTTCAGGCTCGCCCAGAAACCGTATGTTCTCAAAGCGACCAAAACGTTATCGAGCGTTACGAGCTAAACAACAAGGCGGATGTCTTGGTTGAAGGTCGTGCTATCGGTCAACGCATCGGCTCAGGCCCAGTTCGCTTGGTTGATTCACTAGACCAAATGTCCCTAGTTCAAGAAGGCGACGTATTGGTAACAGACATGACAGACCCAGATTGGGAACCTGTTATGAAAAAAGCGTCTGCGATTGTCACTAACCGTGGCGGCCGTACTTGTCACGCTGCAATCATCGCTCGTGAGCTTGGTATTCCAGCGATTGTTGGTTGTGGCAGCGCAACAAGCAGCCTAAACGATGGCGATACCGTGACAGTGTCATGTTCAGAAGGCGAAACAGGCTACGTTTACAACGGCGAACTCGACTTTGAAATCAAACGTTCTGAGGTTGATGAGCTACCAATGCTACCAACCAAAGTAATGATGAACGTGGGTAACCCAGATCGTGCCTTCGATTTCGCACAAATCCCGAACGAAGGTGTTGGCCTTGCTCGTCTAGAATTCATCATCAACAAGATGATCGGTATTCACCCTAAAGCGCTGCTTAACTTCGATGCGCAAACGGATGAGCTAAAAGCGGAAATCAACGAACGTATTCGCGGCTACAAAGATCCTATCGATTTCTACGTAAGCAAATTAACAGAAGGCATCGCGACTATCGCTTCTGCATTCTGGCCTAAGCGTGTGATCGTACGTATGTCTGACTTTAAGTCGAACGAATACAGCAACCTTGTAGGTGGCAAAACGTTTGAACCACATGAAGAGAACCCAATGCTGGGCTTCCGTGGCGCATCTCGTTACATCTCACCAGTATTCGAAGACTGTTTCGAGCTAGAAACTCAAGCAATCAAACGTGTTCGTAATGAGATGGGTCTTAAGAACGTTGAAATCATGATTCCATTCGTTCGCACGCCAAGCGAAGCAGCATCGGTTATCGACATTCTGGCTAAGTTTGACCTACGCCGTGGCGACCAAGGTCTGAAAGTCATCATGATGTGTGAGCTACCATCGAACGCAATCTTGGCTGATGAGTTCTTGAAGTACTTCGATGGCTTCTCTATCGGCTCAAACGACATGACGCAACTGACACTTGGCCTAGACCGAGATTCAGGCGATGTAGCACACCTCTTCGATGAGCGTAACCCAGCCGTAAAAGCAATGCTGAAGATGGCTATCGACGCGGCAACCAAAGCGGGTAAATACGTTGGTATTTGTGGCCAAGGCCCATCTGACCATGACGACCTAGCAGAGTGGTTAATGGAGCAAGGCATCAGCTCTGTTTCACTAAACCCGGATACGGTTATCGATACGTGGTTGAAGCTAGGTAACGTTGCTAATAAATAA